One region of Epilithonimonas zeae genomic DNA includes:
- a CDS encoding beta-glucosidase — protein MKRILFSLSIFICAISSAQNFKYPFQNPKLPVEQRIENLLGLLTVDEKIGMMMDNSKAVPRLDIPGYGWWNEALHGVARAGTATVFPQAIGMAATWDVPEHLKTFEMISDEARAKYNRSFDESQKTGRYEGLTFWTPNINIFRDPRWGRGQETYGEDPYLTSVLGVAAVKGLQGNDPKYFKTHACAKHFAVHSGPEWNRHSYNAEVSKRDLYETYLPAFKALVLEGNVREVMCAYNAFDGQPCCANNTLLTEILRGKWNYDGMVVSDCWALADFYQKQYHGTHPDEKTTAADALKHSTDLECGDTYNNLNKSLASGLITEKDLDISMRRILKGWFELGMLDPKSSVHWNSIPYSVVDSEEHKKQALKMAQKSIVLMKNEKNVLPLNKNIKKIAVVGPNADDGLMQLGNYNGTPSSIVTILDGIKTKFPNAEIIYEKGTEVADPSSRTSLYQNFLSQKNGEKGMKVAFFNNNEFKGTPANVSVNKSGINYNSFGGTQLAPNVGRENTSAIISGVFKSPYTGDVILSPSTSDVYTLFVDGKEIATRKGPDARHPSEFPVKMEKGKEYLIELRHTQKGKYVSITFDVYRKDPVNFAAVREKVKDADVIVFAGGLSPSLEGEEMMVNAEGFKDGDKTSIDLPKVQRELLAELRKTGKPVVFVLCTGSSLGLAQDEKNYDALISAWYGGQSGGTAVADVLAGDYNPSGRLPITFYKNLEQLDNNLSKTSKHQGFENYDMVGRTYRYMTEKPLYAFGHGLSYSKFVYGNAKLAKSTINSNENLTITVPVTNNSERDGEEVIEVYVKRNNDPAAPVKTLRAFERVLIKSKETKNIQLTISKDSFTFYDEKVDDLAPKAGDYTIFYGGTSDESGLKSLQLQVK, from the coding sequence ATGAAAAGAATCCTGTTTTCCTTATCCATTTTCATTTGCGCAATCTCATCCGCACAGAATTTCAAATATCCGTTCCAGAACCCCAAACTTCCAGTCGAGCAGAGAATTGAAAATCTTCTCGGATTATTAACAGTTGATGAAAAAATCGGAATGATGATGGATAATTCGAAAGCCGTTCCGAGATTGGATATTCCCGGTTACGGCTGGTGGAACGAGGCGCTTCACGGCGTTGCAAGAGCAGGAACAGCCACGGTTTTTCCTCAAGCCATCGGAATGGCAGCAACCTGGGACGTTCCGGAACATCTCAAAACTTTTGAAATGATTTCCGATGAAGCCAGAGCAAAATACAATAGATCTTTTGATGAATCTCAAAAAACCGGACGTTACGAAGGACTTACATTCTGGACGCCGAACATCAATATTTTCCGTGATCCTAGATGGGGAAGAGGTCAGGAAACCTATGGTGAGGATCCTTATTTGACTTCTGTTTTAGGTGTTGCAGCCGTAAAAGGTTTGCAGGGAAATGACCCGAAATATTTTAAAACGCACGCCTGCGCCAAACATTTCGCCGTTCACAGCGGTCCGGAATGGAATCGTCATTCCTACAACGCTGAAGTTTCCAAAAGAGATTTGTATGAAACCTACCTTCCGGCTTTTAAAGCATTGGTTTTGGAAGGAAATGTAAGGGAAGTGATGTGTGCTTACAATGCTTTTGACGGTCAACCGTGTTGCGCCAACAATACTTTATTGACAGAAATTCTTCGCGGAAAATGGAACTACGACGGAATGGTCGTTTCCGATTGCTGGGCTTTGGCAGATTTCTATCAGAAACAGTACCACGGAACACATCCTGACGAAAAAACTACTGCCGCAGACGCCCTGAAACATTCTACAGATTTAGAGTGTGGTGACACGTATAATAATTTAAATAAATCTCTCGCAAGCGGATTAATTACCGAAAAAGACCTCGATATTTCGATGCGAAGAATTCTGAAAGGTTGGTTTGAATTGGGAATGCTCGATCCGAAATCTTCCGTTCACTGGAACTCCATTCCATATTCTGTTGTGGATTCTGAAGAGCATAAAAAGCAGGCTTTAAAAATGGCTCAGAAATCTATTGTTCTGATGAAAAACGAGAAGAACGTTTTGCCTTTAAATAAAAACATCAAAAAAATTGCTGTCGTTGGTCCAAATGCGGATGACGGACTGATGCAGCTGGGAAATTATAACGGAACACCTTCTTCCATCGTAACGATTTTGGACGGTATCAAAACCAAATTTCCAAACGCAGAAATCATTTATGAAAAAGGAACTGAAGTCGCCGATCCGTCATCCAGAACTTCGCTTTACCAAAACTTTTTAAGCCAGAAAAATGGTGAAAAAGGAATGAAAGTAGCGTTTTTCAACAATAATGAATTCAAAGGAACTCCCGCTAATGTTTCTGTAAATAAAAGCGGAATCAATTACAACAGTTTTGGCGGAACTCAGCTCGCCCCGAATGTCGGAAGAGAAAATACATCGGCTATTATTTCCGGCGTTTTCAAAAGCCCTTACACGGGCGATGTGATTCTTTCGCCATCAACTTCCGATGTTTACACACTTTTTGTTGACGGTAAAGAAATCGCGACCAGAAAAGGTCCAGACGCAAGACATCCTTCAGAATTTCCTGTGAAAATGGAGAAAGGAAAAGAATATCTGATAGAATTACGTCACACCCAAAAAGGAAAATATGTAAGCATCACATTTGACGTGTACAGAAAAGATCCTGTTAATTTCGCTGCGGTTAGGGAAAAAGTGAAAGATGCGGACGTTATTGTCTTCGCAGGCGGACTTTCTCCAAGTCTGGAAGGCGAAGAAATGATGGTGAATGCAGAAGGTTTCAAAGATGGCGATAAAACGTCTATCGACCTTCCGAAAGTTCAGCGTGAATTGCTGGCTGAACTAAGAAAAACAGGAAAACCTGTCGTTTTTGTCCTTTGTACGGGAAGTTCATTGGGTTTAGCGCAAGATGAAAAAAATTATGATGCGTTGATTAGCGCTTGGTACGGTGGACAATCCGGCGGAACTGCCGTTGCAGACGTTTTGGCGGGAGATTACAATCCATCAGGAAGATTACCGATTACATTCTATAAAAATCTGGAACAGCTGGACAATAATTTATCTAAAACCAGCAAACACCAGGGTTTTGAAAACTACGATATGGTCGGAAGAACCTACCGTTATATGACGGAAAAGCCATTATACGCTTTCGGTCACGGGTTGAGTTATTCAAAATTTGTTTACGGAAATGCTAAGCTGGCCAAAAGCACCATTAATTCTAATGAAAACTTGACGATTACAGTTCCTGTTACCAATAATTCGGAAAGAGACGGTGAAGAAGTGATTGAAGTTTATGTGAAAAGAAATAATGATCCTGCGGCACCAGTAAAGACTTTGAGAGCTTTTGAAAGGGTTTTAATTAAATCTAAGGAAACAAAAAATATTCAATTAACGATTTCTAAAGATTCATTTACATTTTATGATGAAAAAGTAGATGATTTGGCTCCGAAAGCAGGAGATTACACGATTTTCTACGGCGGAACTTCCGATGAATCAGGTTTGAAAAGTCTTCAATTACAGGTTAAATAA
- a CDS encoding T9SS type A sorting domain-containing protein, whose product MKKTILKSLGQLAFIAMVFLSFLANAQTPKVRIDNTPRQKITGYGGFVCSPQFAYDHMTPAEIEKMWGTNSEAGYNIMRLYIPTTRENWNLALATAQKAKSLGLIIFASPWSPPAEWKTNGNDAGTYNGVEGFLKPEHYGDFANYLNDFVIYLRNNGVELEGISLQNEPDYIVEYTGCTWTTTQMTNFLKNYSDIISCKIIAPETVGLSNNFANALLATDVLPKFEIYAGHQYGGIGSAYKGFLNTNKEIWMTEFLINWNSNGGTRNFSWNTDAFDFAKSINDVIVGGGNAWIHYATKRYYGMMGDGLYGTVAGEITKRGHILSHYAKYTTGYKRLDAIWSDQGAMQGSAFINDSGDKVTLMILNSSANAYTLKVDLPFYTTSAQKIMTNETSNMVSSNQTFTETFRPTIQVNPSSVITFVFDKSNIREVSNMTGQDVNYSKIESQSVTNPAFGTTYQLSGKTATLYNSTPLISSNMTDANGYIALDDRYNKLVFHVNSYTTSNLATSSNTTLYYVDNAGVVKSYNYGTVNLPSSGSSNFDLTFDISRAVLTTGCKGIIGLRNGNFSSVLTFNFGDVYFAISNEKAMKFAGVYSDGDSNLMDVYENTYYTSLDFTSVTGINTSANWKSKMANANSIFYVSSGAGFRKDSKANNANVVSGTVAASLELSDQGGDFNAPFAFTATAASYTKTLNGYAVIVLPFEANVPVGVQAYNMLPLSSKVLCTSVPNGKIPANTPVLINGNGTFTFTGSGSVSTPKAIVSNQFNADYSTVKAYTGGYVLKTVGGVTGFYKISSGSETVPAFSAYISEENAYSASLLPLEFETLAAQDISDSKLQLYPNPAKNEIFVNWKSSDAAYSIIDAKGSLISHQSKLVSGKNRIDISKLTSGVYFIEIYEAGKSIRTKFIKQ is encoded by the coding sequence ATGAAAAAAACTATTTTAAAATCACTTGGCCAACTTGCCTTTATCGCGATGGTATTCCTAAGTTTTCTGGCAAATGCTCAAACACCGAAAGTCCGAATAGACAATACGCCACGGCAAAAAATTACTGGTTATGGTGGTTTCGTATGCAGTCCGCAGTTTGCCTATGATCATATGACGCCTGCAGAAATCGAAAAAATGTGGGGAACAAATAGTGAAGCCGGATACAATATTATGCGACTTTATATTCCCACAACCAGAGAGAATTGGAACTTGGCTCTCGCCACTGCACAAAAAGCAAAATCTCTAGGTCTGATTATTTTTGCAAGTCCGTGGTCGCCACCTGCAGAATGGAAAACCAACGGAAATGATGCTGGAACATACAATGGTGTAGAAGGTTTTCTCAAACCTGAGCATTACGGAGATTTTGCAAATTACCTGAATGACTTTGTTATTTATCTAAGAAATAATGGTGTTGAGCTGGAAGGTATCTCTCTGCAAAATGAGCCAGATTATATAGTAGAATATACAGGATGCACTTGGACAACTACTCAAATGACCAATTTTCTGAAGAATTATTCAGATATTATTAGTTGTAAGATTATTGCGCCGGAAACTGTGGGATTGTCAAACAACTTTGCTAATGCACTTCTTGCCACAGATGTATTGCCGAAGTTTGAAATCTACGCTGGACATCAATATGGAGGAATAGGTTCTGCATATAAAGGTTTCCTTAATACAAATAAAGAAATCTGGATGACAGAGTTTCTGATCAATTGGAATTCCAATGGCGGCACAAGGAATTTTTCTTGGAACACAGATGCATTTGACTTTGCAAAAAGCATCAATGATGTTATTGTAGGCGGTGGAAATGCCTGGATCCATTATGCTACAAAAAGATATTACGGAATGATGGGAGATGGGCTCTACGGAACGGTAGCTGGCGAAATCACCAAGCGAGGTCATATTCTCTCTCATTATGCAAAATATACAACGGGTTACAAAAGATTGGATGCTATCTGGAGCGACCAAGGCGCAATGCAGGGTTCTGCTTTCATCAATGATTCTGGAGATAAAGTGACATTGATGATTTTAAACTCATCGGCTAATGCCTATACACTGAAGGTGGATTTGCCTTTCTACACGACTTCAGCACAAAAAATTATGACCAATGAAACTTCTAATATGGTTTCCTCTAATCAGACTTTTACAGAAACCTTCCGTCCTACTATTCAGGTCAATCCTTCAAGTGTTATCACTTTTGTTTTTGATAAAAGTAATATCAGAGAAGTTTCCAATATGACGGGTCAGGATGTTAATTACTCTAAAATTGAAAGTCAATCTGTTACCAATCCTGCGTTCGGAACAACGTATCAACTAAGTGGTAAAACGGCAACTTTGTATAATTCTACACCGCTTATCAGCTCCAATATGACAGATGCTAATGGATATATAGCTTTAGATGACCGCTACAATAAATTGGTTTTTCACGTCAATAGTTATACAACGAGCAATCTTGCAACTTCATCTAATACAACTTTATATTATGTTGACAATGCAGGCGTTGTGAAATCTTATAATTATGGAACAGTTAACTTGCCATCGTCTGGCTCGTCCAATTTCGATTTGACGTTTGATATCTCCAGGGCAGTTCTTACAACCGGCTGCAAAGGAATTATTGGACTTAGAAATGGTAATTTCAGTTCTGTATTGACATTCAATTTTGGCGATGTCTATTTTGCAATTTCAAATGAAAAAGCAATGAAGTTTGCCGGCGTTTATTCAGATGGAGATAGCAATCTGATGGATGTTTATGAAAATACATATTACACGTCATTGGATTTTACCAGTGTAACAGGGATCAATACTTCAGCTAACTGGAAAAGTAAAATGGCTAATGCCAATAGTATATTTTATGTTAGTAGTGGAGCTGGATTCCGCAAAGATTCTAAAGCAAACAATGCAAATGTAGTTTCAGGAACTGTTGCTGCATCATTGGAATTATCCGATCAGGGCGGTGACTTTAATGCACCTTTCGCTTTCACTGCGACAGCCGCATCGTATACAAAAACATTGAATGGATATGCCGTGATTGTATTACCATTTGAAGCTAATGTTCCGGTTGGTGTACAGGCTTACAATATGCTGCCTTTGTCATCAAAAGTTTTATGCACCAGTGTTCCGAATGGAAAAATTCCTGCTAATACACCAGTGTTGATTAATGGAAACGGAACGTTTACTTTCACAGGATCAGGATCTGTTTCTACACCAAAAGCGATTGTTTCTAATCAGTTCAATGCAGACTATAGCACGGTAAAAGCTTACACAGGAGGATATGTTCTCAAAACAGTTGGGGGAGTTACAGGATTCTATAAAATAAGCAGTGGAAGCGAGACTGTTCCGGCGTTTAGCGCTTATATTTCGGAAGAAAATGCTTATTCTGCTTCACTTCTGCCATTGGAGTTTGAAACACTTGCGGCTCAGGATATATCTGATTCCAAATTGCAGCTTTATCCAAATCCTGCTAAAAACGAGATTTTTGTTAATTGGAAATCGTCCGATGCAGCTTATTCGATTATTGATGCTAAAGGAAGCCTAATCTCACATCAATCGAAACTTGTCAGTGGTAAAAATAGAATTGATATTTCTAAACTTACTTCCGGAGTATATTTTATTGAAATATACGAAGCAGGGAAAAGCATCAGAACGAAATTTATTAAACAATAA